One Oleidesulfovibrio alaskensis DSM 16109 genomic region harbors:
- a CDS encoding PP2C family protein-serine/threonine phosphatase: MPDSSSILIVDDSRSVRNALASLLRKSHAIEQAENGEQALASYARNRPDIILLDLNMPGMNGLEVLRTIREGFGDDETYILILTADDSSGTKTRGLSLGANDFLSKPFDIAELRARVGVAERQRKLTRQLVDYARRIQNEIDLVASLQSKLLPTATPYLQGIHIESLYEPSGEASGDYYDFFPVQEGRKIRTVVADVSGHGARAAFIMSIVRTVFRITQSRYMPLDETVALLENHLMDAIGDEEDFVTVFTADVDFTDERLDYINAGHCPGILRQPSQEPQLLTGSMPLLGFLKAPVKMRSIPFTKGSGLLLFTDGFYDWKKQDGTLFSLEDFIAAATGCLGRDEHVLKKITTTLEEAGGGMPAYRDDLTALWIFNETTAS, encoded by the coding sequence ATGCCCGACAGCAGCTCCATCCTGATCGTCGATGATTCGCGTTCTGTCCGCAATGCGCTGGCTTCGCTGCTCAGAAAGAGCCATGCCATAGAACAGGCGGAAAACGGGGAACAGGCGCTTGCGTCCTATGCGCGCAACCGCCCCGATATCATCCTGCTGGATCTGAACATGCCCGGCATGAACGGTCTGGAAGTGCTGCGCACCATCCGCGAAGGCTTCGGTGATGATGAAACATACATTCTCATTCTCACTGCCGACGACAGTTCGGGCACCAAAACCCGCGGCCTCAGCCTGGGTGCCAACGACTTTCTTTCCAAACCATTCGATATCGCAGAACTGAGGGCAAGGGTGGGCGTGGCCGAGCGCCAGCGAAAGCTTACCCGCCAGCTCGTTGATTACGCCCGTCGCATTCAGAATGAGATAGACCTTGTGGCTTCTCTGCAAAGTAAACTCCTGCCCACTGCAACGCCCTACCTGCAGGGAATTCATATTGAAAGTCTGTACGAGCCATCCGGTGAAGCCAGCGGTGACTACTATGACTTTTTTCCGGTGCAGGAAGGCAGAAAAATCCGGACGGTGGTGGCCGATGTGTCCGGCCACGGCGCCCGCGCAGCATTTATCATGAGCATAGTACGCACGGTATTCCGCATCACACAGTCGCGCTATATGCCGCTTGATGAAACCGTGGCCCTGCTGGAAAATCATCTGATGGATGCCATAGGGGACGAAGAGGACTTTGTCACTGTATTCACTGCCGATGTGGATTTCACGGATGAACGGCTTGACTACATCAACGCCGGTCATTGCCCCGGCATCCTCCGCCAGCCTTCGCAAGAGCCTCAGCTGCTCACAGGATCAATGCCCCTGCTGGGCTTTCTCAAGGCACCGGTAAAAATGCGCAGCATTCCTTTTACAAAAGGAAGCGGGCTGCTGCTTTTCACGGACGGTTTCTATGACTGGAAAAAGCAGGACGGTACGCTTTTTTCTCTGGAAGATTTCATAGCCGCGGCTACCGGCTGTCTGGGACGCGACGAGCATGTGCTGAAAAAAATCACCACCACACTGGAAGAAGCCGGCGGCGGAATGCCGGCTTACAGAGATGATCTTACGGCATTGTGGATTTTTAATGAAACAACAGCCAGTTAA
- a CDS encoding STAS domain-containing protein: MGGLSVEQQGDILHLGVDGELTQQVVPAIRKQCDKLLEIGVFTHLVVDLSGVPFIDSSGIGLLVSINSRLKGGGKHMLLYRPSDQAVKTLDLVQLLDFFTIIHTEDELLTVVGS, translated from the coding sequence ATGGGCGGCCTCAGCGTAGAGCAACAGGGAGATATTCTGCATCTCGGTGTTGACGGGGAACTGACGCAGCAGGTGGTGCCAGCCATCAGAAAACAGTGCGACAAGCTGCTTGAAATCGGCGTATTCACGCACCTTGTCGTAGATCTGTCAGGAGTCCCTTTTATTGACAGTTCCGGCATCGGCCTGCTTGTTTCCATAAACAGCCGGCTAAAAGGCGGCGGCAAGCATATGCTTTTGTACCGTCCGTCCGATCAGGCGGTAAAGACTCTTGATCTTGTGCAGCTGCTTGATTTTTTCACCATCATACATACCGAAGACGAACTGCTGACGGTGGTGGGCTCATAG
- a CDS encoding motility protein A: MDIGTIIGIVGAIGLIIGAIVMGSGLGGFIDIPSVAVVVGGTIAVAFVMFPIKTVLSSIKVAMKCFFAKAPDPVESIQQIISLAEKARKESLVALEKVSVDDPYLKRGVQLVADGTEESLVRSVMEIDISIMKQRHRRGQEVFKGLGTYAPAFGMIGTLVGLVQMLQNLSDPASIGPAMAVALLTTFYGAVLANVFFLPMAKRLEERSNEEAHNMELTMEGVLSILNGDHPSIVREKLESFLPPSQRSAKK; the protein is encoded by the coding sequence ATGGATATAGGAACAATTATCGGCATTGTCGGTGCTATCGGGCTCATCATCGGTGCCATCGTGATGGGCAGCGGCCTCGGCGGATTTATAGACATACCTTCGGTTGCCGTTGTTGTGGGTGGAACTATCGCCGTTGCATTCGTCATGTTCCCTATCAAAACGGTGCTCAGTTCCATCAAAGTGGCCATGAAGTGCTTTTTTGCCAAGGCGCCTGATCCTGTCGAATCCATTCAGCAGATCATCAGTCTGGCCGAAAAAGCCCGCAAAGAAAGTCTGGTCGCTCTGGAAAAAGTTTCTGTGGACGATCCGTATCTTAAACGCGGCGTCCAACTGGTGGCCGACGGGACGGAAGAATCGCTGGTCAGGTCTGTCATGGAGATAGACATCAGCATTATGAAACAGCGACACAGACGCGGGCAGGAAGTATTTAAAGGGCTCGGAACCTACGCACCGGCCTTCGGCATGATAGGTACGCTTGTCGGACTGGTACAGATGCTGCAAAACCTCAGCGACCCCGCGTCCATCGGCCCTGCCATGGCCGTTGCTCTGCTGACTACGTTTTACGGTGCGGTACTGGCCAACGTGTTTTTTTTACCCATGGCCAAACGTCTTGAAGAACGCTCCAATGAAGAAGCACATAATATGGAGCTGACCATGGAAGGCGTGCTTTCCATACTGAACGGCGATCACCCGAGCATTGTGCGGGAAAAGCTGGAATCTTTTCTTCCCCCGAGCCAGCGCTCGGCCAAGAAGTAG
- the ispD gene encoding 2-C-methyl-D-erythritol 4-phosphate cytidylyltransferase: protein MHTWALLLAAGQSSRIAAACPGVRKQFLLWQNAPLFWHSAVMLSRVSRMRGIIFVFPEDMLEEATAMVRELDAGRALGIPWKAVSGGVRRQDSVARGLGQLPAECDTVLVHDAARPFASASLTNSILDALQAGAEGVVPALAVTDTIKVVEDGAVLSTPDRTKLVAVQTPQGFSLQALLGAHRHCAEKALAVTDDASMLELLGQHTVITVEGEASNIKVTHPEDLTMLHSSEKKNMQVPCVGWGYDVHRFGSDGRPMKLGGVPIAGGPGVMAHSDGDVLLHALTDAVLGCMGLGDIGMLFPDTDAAYDNADSAVMLNEVLEKARNAGLLITHVDLTIITQIPRITPWRDQIHKNICRITRLDASSVNLKATTEEKLGFTGEKKGIKAVAAVTALRRVSS, encoded by the coding sequence ATGCACACATGGGCACTTCTTCTGGCGGCAGGCCAGAGCTCCAGAATAGCGGCAGCATGTCCGGGCGTCCGCAAACAGTTTCTGCTTTGGCAGAACGCCCCTCTTTTCTGGCATTCCGCAGTCATGCTTTCCCGCGTCAGTCGCATGCGGGGTATAATTTTTGTTTTTCCTGAGGACATGCTGGAAGAGGCAACCGCCATGGTCAGGGAACTGGATGCAGGCCGGGCACTGGGCATACCATGGAAAGCCGTATCAGGCGGTGTCCGTCGGCAGGATTCCGTCGCCAGAGGTCTCGGGCAGCTTCCGGCAGAGTGCGATACGGTGCTTGTGCATGATGCAGCAAGACCTTTTGCCAGCGCGTCACTTACCAACAGCATTCTGGATGCGTTGCAGGCCGGAGCTGAAGGAGTGGTGCCGGCACTGGCCGTTACCGACACTATAAAGGTGGTAGAAGACGGCGCGGTGCTTTCAACTCCGGACAGGACAAAACTCGTGGCCGTTCAGACTCCACAGGGTTTCAGCCTTCAGGCGCTGCTCGGTGCGCACCGTCATTGCGCAGAAAAAGCACTGGCCGTCACCGATGATGCATCCATGCTCGAACTGCTCGGACAACATACTGTCATAACAGTGGAAGGTGAGGCATCCAACATAAAAGTGACGCATCCGGAGGATCTGACCATGCTGCATTCTTCAGAAAAAAAGAATATGCAAGTCCCCTGTGTCGGATGGGGATACGACGTGCACCGGTTCGGTTCTGACGGCCGTCCCATGAAACTTGGCGGTGTGCCCATAGCAGGCGGCCCGGGCGTTATGGCGCATTCAGACGGTGACGTGCTGCTGCATGCCCTTACAGATGCCGTGCTCGGCTGCATGGGGCTGGGAGACATCGGCATGCTGTTTCCCGACACAGATGCGGCGTACGATAATGCTGATAGTGCCGTCATGCTGAACGAGGTGCTTGAAAAAGCCAGAAATGCAGGCCTGCTGATTACGCACGTTGATCTGACGATAATAACGCAGATTCCCAGAATCACACCATGGCGCGACCAGATACATAAAAATATCTGCAGAATCACCCGCCTGGACGCATCTTCTGTCAACCTGAAGGCGACAACAGAAGAAAAACTGGGCTTCACCGGGGAAAAGAAAGGGATAAAGGCAGTTGCGGCCGTGACCGCCCTGCGCCGAGTCTCTTCCTGA
- a CDS encoding CgeB family protein, with protein sequence MQQRTSYSATPLYSADGTLCDIEISVGTRRWKMLGAAGAPRELSILVSSPARNCAALLPVFIGSGTGIAIRKFMESYDGPLAVVDKEPDIADHTGIRQHVLARAGSVWIDSDSADDALRQLTLWQTANGAAPLRAMLNPAWLRLDRSYYAAVHEAVTASEKADFWGKVAYPRFQSTTPRILLITSQYFLMGEVVAALNRMQVPYELLALDDDSLGQNEFVERLLKAVVSFRPDFALTINHLGVDREGVLTDLLARLQLPLASWFVDNPHLILYMYKRLVSPWTALFTWDADNLESLRRLGFAHVFHLPLGTDVTRFVPLQNPVASHPLRADVSFVGNSMVYKVAQRMKAGRFPAVMLRSYKTVAAGFSNSDERCVRTYLEQARPDIFAAYLQLPASEQRLAYETMITWEATRQYRNSCVRQTLAFHPLIVGDKGWRTALRHEPATWRAHSELSYYTDLPWFYPLCTINFNCTSKQMKGAVNQRVFDVPACGAFLLTDKRKQMDELFEPGKEVIFYSEPEEAPELIRFYLKNSAARAKVVAAARSRILAAHTYEHRLRQLMNDMRTAFGRP encoded by the coding sequence ATGCAGCAACGTACCTCTTATTCCGCCACGCCGCTGTATTCAGCCGACGGGACGCTGTGTGATATTGAAATAAGCGTCGGCACCCGGCGGTGGAAAATGCTGGGTGCTGCCGGCGCGCCGCGGGAGTTGTCCATACTGGTATCTTCACCTGCCCGTAACTGTGCGGCTCTGCTCCCTGTCTTTATCGGCAGCGGGACCGGGATTGCCATCAGAAAATTCATGGAAAGCTATGACGGTCCGCTTGCTGTTGTCGACAAAGAACCGGACATTGCAGACCATACGGGAATCAGGCAGCATGTGCTCGCCCGGGCCGGCAGTGTGTGGATTGACTCTGACTCGGCCGACGATGCGCTGCGCCAGCTGACACTCTGGCAGACGGCGAACGGCGCGGCTCCGCTGCGGGCCATGCTCAACCCCGCATGGCTCAGGCTGGACAGATCATATTATGCGGCAGTGCACGAGGCCGTGACTGCGAGCGAGAAAGCTGATTTCTGGGGCAAGGTGGCCTACCCTCGTTTCCAGAGCACCACACCGCGCATTCTGCTGATCACCAGTCAATATTTTCTGATGGGCGAAGTGGTGGCCGCACTGAACAGGATGCAGGTGCCGTATGAGTTGCTGGCACTTGATGATGACAGTCTGGGACAAAACGAGTTTGTCGAGCGCCTGTTGAAGGCCGTTGTCAGCTTCCGACCTGATTTCGCCCTTACCATCAACCATCTGGGGGTTGACAGAGAAGGTGTGCTGACCGACCTGCTGGCCCGTCTCCAGCTGCCGCTGGCATCTTGGTTTGTGGATAACCCGCACCTTATCCTGTACATGTACAAACGGCTGGTTTCCCCGTGGACGGCACTTTTTACATGGGACGCCGACAATCTGGAGTCATTGCGCCGCCTTGGCTTTGCGCATGTGTTCCATCTTCCGCTGGGTACCGATGTCACGCGCTTTGTCCCGCTGCAGAATCCCGTTGCCTCCCACCCTCTGCGTGCCGATGTTTCCTTTGTCGGCAACTCCATGGTGTACAAGGTGGCCCAACGCATGAAAGCCGGGCGCTTCCCCGCTGTCATGCTGCGCAGCTACAAGACGGTGGCAGCAGGCTTTTCCAACAGTGATGAGCGCTGTGTGCGTACCTATCTGGAGCAGGCCAGACCGGACATTTTTGCCGCATATCTGCAGCTTCCCGCCTCTGAGCAGCGCCTTGCATATGAAACCATGATCACCTGGGAAGCAACAAGACAGTACCGTAACAGCTGCGTCAGGCAGACGCTGGCGTTCCATCCGCTCATTGTCGGTGACAAGGGCTGGCGCACGGCCCTGCGGCACGAACCCGCTACCTGGCGCGCCCACAGTGAACTGAGCTATTACACCGACCTGCCCTGGTTTTATCCGCTTTGCACCATCAACTTCAACTGCACCAGCAAACAGATGAAAGGAGCTGTCAACCAGAGAGTTTTTGATGTTCCGGCATGCGGCGCTTTTTTGCTGACCGACAAACGGAAACAGATGGACGAACTGTTTGAGCCCGGCAAGGAGGTCATTTTTTATTCCGAACCGGAAGAAGCCCCGGAACTGATACGTTTTTACCTGAAAAACTCCGCTGCCAGAGCAAAAGTTGTCGCAGCAGCCCGCAGCCGCATACTTGCCGCCCACACATACGAACACAGGCTCCGGCAGCTGATGAACGACATGCGGACAGCATTCGGCAGGCCATGA
- a CDS encoding long-chain-fatty-acid--CoA ligase has translation MTSENSTGFPWLTHYDEGVQPSIEYKKHALFAFLDEAAAEHPRRTAIIFRNYRLNYRKLNELVEIVAANLRAQGLRDGDRVSIMLPNLPQTVIAFWAVLKAGGVVVMTNPLYMEKELVHQIHDSGARFMITLDLVWPKISELRDKLGIEKIFVTKISEALRFPLNILYDFKSRREGTAKQVPFDNETLLPWKVLLKGKERFCTRIDDPAERLALLQYTGGTTGIAKGVMLTHHNISVNVQQCCAMLQELVHQKHTFMGLLPYFHVYGLTTCLIFPTSLAATIIPFPRYVPKDVLDGIAKHKPTIFPGAPSVYISLMQQKDVSKYDLTSIDYCIAGSAPMPVEQMKRFKKLTGAAIIEGFGLTEASPITHLNPIRGLNKPGSIGVPFPDTEARIVDMEVGSVPLPPGKIGELIIKGPQVMQGYWNRPDETAGTLRNGWLYTGDIATMDEDGYFFIVDRKKDMFIVGGYNVYPREIDEVLYEHPKVKEAVSVGVPHATRGEIIKAYVVPKSGETLTKNEVISHCRAKLANYKVPRQVEFREELPKTIVGKVLRRALRAEEEEKLRKKKNTKSDDQ, from the coding sequence ATGACATCTGAAAATTCCACCGGCTTCCCGTGGCTTACCCATTACGACGAAGGGGTGCAGCCGAGCATTGAGTATAAAAAACACGCTCTCTTCGCTTTTCTGGATGAAGCAGCCGCGGAACACCCGCGCCGTACGGCCATCATATTCCGCAATTACAGGCTTAACTACAGAAAACTCAATGAGCTTGTGGAGATTGTTGCCGCAAATCTGCGCGCGCAAGGTCTGAGAGACGGAGACCGTGTTTCCATAATGCTGCCCAACCTGCCTCAGACGGTTATTGCCTTCTGGGCTGTACTCAAAGCAGGCGGCGTGGTGGTGATGACCAATCCGTTGTATATGGAAAAAGAACTGGTGCACCAGATACATGATTCCGGCGCCCGTTTCATGATCACACTGGATCTGGTCTGGCCGAAAATCAGTGAGCTTCGCGACAAACTGGGCATTGAGAAAATTTTTGTCACTAAAATTTCCGAAGCACTCCGCTTCCCGCTTAATATTCTTTACGATTTCAAATCACGTCGCGAGGGCACAGCAAAACAGGTTCCGTTTGACAACGAAACCCTGCTGCCGTGGAAAGTTCTTCTGAAAGGCAAAGAACGCTTCTGCACCCGGATCGATGACCCTGCCGAACGTCTGGCCCTTCTGCAATACACGGGCGGAACAACCGGCATCGCCAAAGGGGTCATGCTCACACACCACAATATCAGCGTCAACGTGCAGCAGTGCTGTGCCATGCTGCAGGAGCTGGTACACCAGAAACATACTTTCATGGGGCTGCTGCCGTATTTTCATGTATACGGGCTCACAACCTGCCTCATTTTTCCCACTTCTCTGGCGGCCACTATCATTCCCTTCCCCCGATATGTCCCCAAAGATGTTCTTGATGGCATAGCCAAACACAAACCCACCATTTTTCCGGGTGCTCCTTCTGTCTACATTTCACTTATGCAGCAGAAAGATGTTTCAAAATATGATCTGACCTCCATTGATTACTGCATTGCCGGTTCCGCTCCCATGCCTGTGGAACAGATGAAGCGGTTCAAAAAACTTACCGGTGCGGCCATCATCGAAGGCTTCGGACTTACAGAGGCATCGCCCATTACACATCTCAACCCCATACGCGGTCTCAATAAGCCGGGTTCCATCGGCGTTCCTTTTCCGGATACCGAAGCCCGTATTGTGGATATGGAAGTCGGTTCAGTGCCGCTGCCCCCCGGTAAAATCGGGGAGCTGATCATTAAAGGACCGCAGGTCATGCAAGGTTACTGGAACCGTCCGGACGAAACAGCAGGTACGCTCCGCAACGGCTGGCTGTACACCGGTGACATTGCCACCATGGACGAAGACGGCTATTTCTTTATTGTAGACCGCAAAAAAGATATGTTTATTGTGGGAGGCTACAATGTTTATCCCAGAGAGATCGACGAGGTGCTTTACGAGCATCCCAAGGTCAAGGAAGCCGTCAGTGTGGGTGTGCCCCACGCCACCCGCGGTGAAATAATCAAAGCCTACGTGGTACCCAAGTCAGGAGAAACCCTGACAAAGAACGAAGTAATAAGCCACTGCAGGGCTAAACTGGCCAACTACAAAGTGCCGCGGCAGGTCGAATTCAGAGAGGAATTGCCCAAGACGATTGTGGGCAAGGTGCTGCGCCGCGCTTTGCGCGCCGAGGAAGAAGAAAAGCTTCGGAAAAAGAAAAACACAAAAAGTGATGATCAATGA
- a CDS encoding ATP-binding protein produces MKQQPVKFTFCTRAEAQACRALVKGIVQVVSQWIVRQQLLDDLDLLLTEACANAVRHAYPPDSPGCVEIAVKLLPGKAVVCSISDWGEGFRQCPLDLQKPIPLCPPEAESGRGLYIISNLVDKFAILQKDNKNTLRVTINLGSEAWAASA; encoded by the coding sequence ATGAAACAACAGCCAGTTAAATTTACTTTTTGCACCCGCGCCGAGGCGCAGGCATGCCGCGCACTTGTAAAAGGCATAGTGCAGGTTGTCTCGCAGTGGATAGTCAGACAACAGCTGCTAGACGACCTTGATCTGCTGCTGACTGAAGCCTGCGCCAATGCTGTGCGCCATGCTTATCCGCCGGACAGCCCCGGGTGCGTTGAAATTGCCGTCAAACTGCTGCCGGGCAAGGCTGTGGTCTGCTCCATATCAGACTGGGGCGAAGGCTTCAGGCAATGTCCTCTGGACCTGCAGAAACCCATTCCGCTCTGCCCACCTGAAGCCGAAAGCGGCAGAGGACTTTATATTATTTCCAATCTGGTGGATAAATTTGCTATTCTGCAGAAAGACAACAAAAATACCCTGCGGGTAACAATCAACTTAGGGAGTGAAGCATGGGCGGCCTCAGCGTAG
- a CDS encoding FapA family protein, producing MPWYLEHHFDPDFDHMHLKPRETESGKVDHYNLGYAQNVVHGQLLAELKEVSQEETAGLDSRYVYEKPVLPCGPNCAIDPANSHAIVAAANGYVFYNEGLITVKKMLNVRRDVDFHTGNVVFVNDIAVHGSVRTGFEVHGNNVLVKGVIEGARIHARGALASETGVKGQKSAQLYAAKAIRLPFCENALLRTHGNVMIDTSCLHTDVYVSGSLVVKERLQGGTVYTSGLVYVMEQLGGGQGTPTQFVMGYDPFLFSKLRDVEASIKNLKSKVDSLETLCAKSPEHRTEFSPLKNEASRKLQAMHRIRTEIWEKFDAQDVPPGCRILVPGKVRPGVEISIGRAFLKVNDYLEDVRFCLENEEIVIHSPAVDK from the coding sequence ATGCCGTGGTACTTAGAGCATCATTTTGATCCTGATTTCGACCACATGCATTTGAAACCCCGGGAAACGGAGTCGGGTAAGGTGGACCACTACAATCTGGGGTACGCCCAGAATGTGGTGCATGGACAGCTGCTGGCAGAACTGAAAGAGGTTTCGCAGGAAGAGACCGCCGGACTGGACAGCAGATATGTCTATGAAAAGCCGGTACTGCCCTGCGGTCCAAACTGTGCAATTGACCCTGCCAACAGCCATGCCATCGTCGCCGCCGCCAACGGATACGTTTTTTATAACGAAGGGCTGATAACCGTAAAAAAGATGCTTAATGTCCGCCGCGATGTGGACTTTCACACCGGAAATGTCGTTTTTGTCAACGATATCGCAGTACATGGCAGCGTGCGCACCGGATTCGAAGTGCATGGCAACAATGTACTGGTCAAAGGGGTTATCGAAGGTGCCAGAATACATGCCCGCGGCGCTCTTGCCAGCGAAACCGGCGTCAAAGGGCAGAAAAGCGCGCAGTTGTATGCTGCCAAAGCCATCCGGCTTCCTTTTTGTGAAAATGCCCTGCTGCGCACGCACGGCAATGTCATGATTGACACATCATGCCTGCACACTGATGTATATGTGTCGGGCAGTCTTGTGGTAAAAGAGCGTCTTCAGGGCGGCACCGTATACACCTCCGGCCTCGTCTATGTTATGGAGCAGCTGGGCGGCGGTCAGGGAACGCCTACACAGTTTGTTATGGGCTACGACCCGTTCCTGTTCAGCAAACTGCGAGATGTGGAAGCAAGCATCAAGAACCTGAAAAGTAAAGTCGATTCACTGGAAACGCTGTGCGCCAAAAGCCCGGAACACCGGACAGAATTTTCGCCGCTTAAGAATGAAGCCAGCAGAAAATTGCAGGCCATGCACCGCATCCGCACGGAAATTTGGGAAAAATTTGACGCACAGGACGTGCCACCCGGCTGCAGAATACTGGTTCCGGGAAAAGTGCGCCCCGGCGTTGAAATCAGCATCGGCAGAGCATTTCTGAAGGTAAATGACTATCTGGAAGATGTTCGTTTCTGCCTTGAAAATGAAGAAATTGTAATTCACTCACCTGCTGTGGATAAGTAA
- a CDS encoding flagellar motor protein MotB: MAAEDKKAPPPPKRQDDTPCEEGLPPWMATFADMMSLLLCFFVLLLSFAQQDANKFKTLMGSIKEAFGVQIKRKEASFAAFSPSEFERKDVELDKENKELLGMVLEVKNFVIQDPELKKTAKIATEDAGVVIRIPSYALFAPGSAKPLPDAASKTATVVRILRERNLDLVVRCHTSDEKAEEESLYPSNWELSSARAAAVLRLLIKEGDIPPSRMKAVGYADSQPLLPNNTDENRAINSRMEFYFHAPSVKSW, from the coding sequence ATGGCTGCAGAAGATAAAAAAGCTCCACCGCCACCGAAGCGGCAGGACGATACCCCCTGTGAAGAGGGGCTGCCGCCGTGGATGGCCACCTTTGCCGACATGATGTCGCTGCTGCTCTGTTTTTTTGTGCTCCTTTTGTCGTTCGCTCAGCAGGATGCAAATAAATTCAAAACACTTATGGGTTCGATAAAAGAAGCTTTCGGGGTACAGATAAAGCGTAAGGAAGCCAGTTTTGCGGCATTCTCACCTTCGGAGTTCGAACGCAAGGACGTGGAGCTGGACAAAGAGAATAAAGAGCTGCTGGGGATGGTTCTCGAAGTAAAAAACTTTGTCATTCAGGATCCCGAGCTTAAAAAGACCGCAAAGATAGCCACTGAAGACGCCGGCGTTGTCATCAGAATACCCTCTTACGCGTTATTTGCTCCCGGATCGGCAAAGCCGCTGCCCGATGCCGCGTCAAAAACCGCCACAGTTGTCAGAATACTGCGTGAACGCAATCTGGACCTTGTTGTCCGTTGTCACACAAGCGATGAAAAAGCAGAGGAAGAATCGCTGTATCCCAGCAACTGGGAGCTGTCTTCAGCGCGGGCGGCCGCCGTACTGCGTCTGCTGATAAAAGAGGGAGACATACCCCCGTCGCGTATGAAAGCCGTGGGGTATGCCGATTCACAACCACTTTTGCCCAACAACACCGACGAAAACAGAGCCATCAACAGCCGGATGGAGTTTTACTTTCACGCTCCGAGCGTGAAAAGCTGGTAG
- the dtd gene encoding D-aminoacyl-tRNA deacylase: MKLLLQRVNQASVTVDNEVIGEIQCGLLVLAGFGVQDHPALPETDMWSALIRKMLDLRIFPDGQGKMNLGLRDYGGELLLVPQFTLYADCRKGKRPSFTDAAPPEVAQKLFDRLVCDAQTLLQKKVSTGRFGAEMYVQLTNWGPVTIELCGNATGEQNSHARQQLHPDRR, from the coding sequence ATGAAACTGCTTCTTCAACGTGTAAATCAGGCCAGTGTTACTGTTGATAACGAGGTGATCGGCGAAATCCAGTGCGGCCTGCTGGTTCTTGCGGGCTTCGGAGTACAGGATCACCCCGCCCTGCCCGAAACGGACATGTGGAGTGCACTGATCCGTAAAATGCTTGACTTGCGCATCTTCCCTGACGGGCAAGGCAAAATGAACCTCGGTCTGCGCGACTATGGCGGCGAGTTGCTTCTGGTGCCGCAATTCACGCTATATGCCGATTGCCGCAAAGGCAAAAGGCCGTCCTTTACCGATGCAGCGCCCCCTGAGGTGGCACAAAAACTTTTTGACCGGCTGGTGTGCGATGCGCAGACCCTGCTGCAAAAAAAAGTAAGCACCGGTCGGTTTGGTGCGGAAATGTATGTGCAGCTTACCAACTGGGGGCCGGTAACCATCGAACTTTGCGGAAACGCCACCGGGGAACAGAACAGCCATGCCCGACAGCAGCTCCATCCTGATCGTCGATGA